Proteins encoded in a region of the Flavobacteriaceae bacterium HL-DH10 genome:
- a CDS encoding alpha-L-arabinofuranosidase C-terminal domain-containing protein encodes MFKFYKPILRFLIIILLSTLSVHSQNNNTSISITVDENAPIISKHIYGHFAEHLGRCIYDGFFVGDTSKIANTNGVRNDIVEALKALKIPNLRWPGGCFADTYHWKDGIGPQENRPTIVNQWWGGVTEDNSFGTHDFLNMCELLETEPYLSGNVGSGTVQELADWVQYTNFDGVSPMSDLRIKNGRKEPWKVKYWGIGNEAWGCGGNMTAEYYANEYRKYATFISDWTNSGGLMRIASGASSEDYNWTETLMKNIPNRMLGGVALHHYSVINWNKKGSAVTFTEDQYFATMSEALKMEELVTKHAAIMDKYDPKRKVDLVVDEWGGWYEVEEGTNPGFLYQQNTMRDAVLAGATLNIFNNHADRVRMANLAQCVNVLQAVILTDKAKMILTPTYHIMHMYNVHQDAKLIPITFESPLYQFKEKSLPALSVSASKDSNGLVHISMVNVDSTKENKIEINISDLGIKNASATILSSKKLQDYNSFDNPNKITPKKFEDFKLKKGVLTITIPPFSVIMLEGK; translated from the coding sequence ATGTTCAAATTCTACAAACCTATTTTGAGATTTCTTATAATAATATTATTATCAACACTAAGTGTTCATTCTCAAAACAACAATACTTCAATATCAATTACAGTTGATGAAAATGCACCAATTATTAGCAAACATATTTACGGGCATTTTGCTGAACATTTAGGACGCTGTATTTATGATGGTTTTTTTGTTGGAGACACTTCTAAAATAGCGAACACAAATGGTGTTCGTAACGATATTGTTGAAGCTTTAAAAGCTTTAAAGATTCCAAATTTAAGATGGCCAGGTGGATGTTTTGCAGATACATACCATTGGAAAGATGGAATTGGACCTCAGGAAAACAGACCAACAATTGTAAACCAATGGTGGGGAGGCGTTACAGAAGATAATAGTTTTGGTACACACGACTTTTTAAATATGTGTGAATTATTGGAAACAGAGCCATATTTATCTGGAAATGTTGGTAGTGGTACAGTTCAGGAATTAGCAGACTGGGTTCAATATACCAATTTTGATGGAGTGAGTCCAATGAGTGATTTACGTATAAAAAACGGTAGAAAAGAGCCTTGGAAAGTTAAATACTGGGGCATTGGAAATGAGGCCTGGGGTTGTGGAGGAAATATGACAGCAGAATATTATGCTAATGAATATAGAAAGTATGCAACATTTATTTCTGATTGGACTAATTCTGGTGGATTAATGCGTATTGCATCTGGAGCAAGCAGTGAAGATTATAATTGGACGGAGACCTTAATGAAAAACATTCCTAATAGAATGCTTGGGGGTGTTGCTTTGCATCATTATTCTGTAATAAATTGGAATAAAAAAGGATCAGCAGTTACTTTTACTGAAGATCAATATTTTGCTACAATGAGTGAAGCATTAAAAATGGAAGAGCTTGTTACAAAACATGCTGCTATTATGGATAAATACGATCCTAAGAGAAAAGTTGATTTAGTAGTTGATGAATGGGGAGGTTGGTATGAAGTAGAAGAAGGAACCAATCCAGGGTTTTTATATCAACAAAATACTATGAGAGATGCTGTTTTAGCTGGAGCAACTCTAAATATTTTTAATAATCATGCAGATAGAGTTCGTATGGCCAATTTAGCGCAATGTGTAAATGTGTTACAAGCAGTAATACTTACAGATAAAGCTAAAATGATTTTAACACCAACATATCATATTATGCATATGTACAATGTGCATCAAGATGCTAAACTAATACCAATAACATTTGAATCTCCTTTATATCAATTTAAAGAAAAATCGCTTCCTGCATTATCAGTTTCAGCTTCAAAAGATAGTAATGGATTGGTTCATATTTCTATGGTAAATGTAGATTCAACAAAAGAAAATAAAATAGAAATAAACATAAGTGATTTAGGAATTAAAAATGCATCGGCAACAATTCTTAGTTCAAAAAAATTGCAAGATTATAATTCCTTTGATAATCCAAATAAAATTACACCTAAAAAGTTTGAAGATTTTAAACTTAAAAAAGGTGTTCTAACTATAACTATTCCTCCTTTTTCTGTTATTATGTTAGAAGGGAAATAA